In Brevibacillus brevis, a genomic segment contains:
- a CDS encoding 2OG-Fe(II) oxygenase, with protein sequence MSDHLSARIAALDWERQQQALDEQGYAVLPPLLTAEECQSMIETYDQPSSFRTTIDMARYRFGVGEYKYYQAPLPDLVQTLREGLYPQLAQAANRWLGQLGRDAEYPDTLSEFLDHCHEIGQLRPTPLILKYEAGGYNCLHQDLYGDVFFPFQVVFVLNQKDEDFTGGEFLLVEQRPRAQSRGHVISLQKGAGLIFPTQHRPQSGSRGYYKTTLRHGVGTVTSGTRYSLGIIFHDAK encoded by the coding sequence CGAATCGCCGCCCTCGATTGGGAGAGGCAGCAGCAAGCGTTGGACGAACAAGGATACGCCGTGCTCCCGCCGCTGTTGACTGCTGAGGAATGTCAATCGATGATCGAGACGTACGATCAGCCGTCCAGCTTTCGCACGACCATCGACATGGCCCGCTATCGCTTCGGGGTCGGGGAATACAAATACTATCAGGCGCCGCTGCCGGATCTCGTGCAGACACTGCGGGAAGGGCTTTACCCCCAACTGGCGCAAGCAGCGAACCGTTGGCTGGGACAGCTCGGCCGGGATGCGGAATATCCGGATACCCTGTCCGAATTCCTCGATCATTGCCACGAGATAGGCCAATTGCGTCCTACTCCGCTGATCCTGAAGTACGAGGCGGGCGGGTACAACTGTTTGCACCAGGATTTGTACGGGGATGTGTTTTTTCCGTTTCAGGTCGTTTTTGTATTGAACCAAAAGGATGAAGATTTCACCGGCGGCGAATTTTTGCTGGTTGAGCAAAGACCCCGGGCGCAGAGCCGTGGCCACGTCATCTCGCTTCAGAAGGGGGCGGGACTGATTTTTCCGACCCAGCACCGGCCGCAGTCAGGCTCGCGCGGGTACTACAAAACGACCTTGCGCCACGGAGTCGGCACAGTCACTTCCGGGACAAGATACAGTCTGGGAATCATTTTTCACGATGCCAAGTAA
- a CDS encoding radical SAM protein, producing MKVQIGEKRPKTLLNKGTGFLSGYTHSLNPYTGCSFGCSYCYVRQMPVSLFREGEWGTWVDVKQEAADLLRKELTRAKAKGEVTIFMSSSTDPYQPVEWKQQVTRSLLAVMAEEPPDFLFVQTRSPLVTRDIDLLLRLGNRVRVSMTVETDREDVRKHFSPAAPPIPARLQALKRLKEAGVPAQATIAPLLPSTEAFPDVLAPLVNRVCVDDYFMGDGSGGRRTRQLGIRQKYEELGLEEWYSSTAYQIVLKRLSRVFRDDQLYVSEQGFAP from the coding sequence ATGAAAGTGCAAATCGGCGAAAAACGGCCGAAGACCCTGCTCAATAAAGGAACCGGCTTTCTCTCCGGGTACACGCATTCGCTGAACCCGTACACAGGCTGCTCGTTTGGCTGCTCGTACTGCTATGTGCGACAAATGCCTGTCTCGCTTTTTCGCGAAGGAGAATGGGGGACATGGGTGGACGTCAAGCAGGAAGCGGCTGACCTCCTGCGCAAAGAGCTTACCCGGGCCAAGGCAAAAGGGGAGGTCACGATCTTCATGTCTTCGAGCACGGATCCGTATCAGCCGGTTGAATGGAAACAGCAGGTGACGAGATCGCTTCTCGCCGTGATGGCAGAGGAGCCGCCCGATTTTTTGTTCGTCCAGACCCGCAGCCCGCTCGTTACCCGCGATATCGACTTGCTGCTGCGGCTGGGAAACCGCGTCCGGGTCAGCATGACGGTAGAGACTGACCGCGAAGATGTCCGCAAGCACTTCTCGCCTGCAGCTCCGCCGATTCCCGCAAGGCTTCAGGCGCTGAAACGATTGAAAGAGGCGGGAGTGCCGGCGCAAGCGACGATCGCCCCGCTGCTGCCCAGCACGGAAGCCTTTCCCGACGTGCTGGCTCCGCTAGTCAATCGCGTCTGTGTGGACGATTATTTTATGGGCGACGGCAGCGGAGGCAGACGGACCCGCCAGCTGGGCATCCGACAGAAGTATGAAGAGTTGGGCTTGGAGGAATGGTACAGTTCAACCGCGTACCAGATCGTACTCAAACGGCTGTCCCGTGTCTTTCGGGACGATCAGCTCTATGTGAGCGAACAGGGCTTTGCGCCTTGA
- a CDS encoding asparaginase, whose product MNVVANVYRGEMVESSHLGHIAVVDSQGTLLYSFGDPLRLTYARSSMKPLQAIPIIETGAADRFGLEPADLSLCCASHSGEPRHRLRALGILERAGQPEAVLQCGTHVPRDEESYKQLIRDGKPLTPVFSNCSGKHSGMIATATHMGEDVSTYHLPDHPVQQRILEVVEDIAGYPKEKIYMGTDGCGVPVHRLPLANYAWAFAKLAKPQAVDNPVRRKAIERITDAMTAHPEMVGGNHRYCTDLMTAFGGRVIGKAGAESVYCLGDRQTGLGIAVKIEDGGARAINAVVNEALRQLGIGLDGPLEKLGSYTNPPITNMSGITVGRIETVFALEPIQRSLHE is encoded by the coding sequence ATGAACGTGGTAGCCAACGTATACCGGGGAGAGATGGTGGAAAGCTCGCATCTCGGCCATATCGCCGTCGTCGATTCCCAAGGAACCTTGCTGTATTCCTTCGGAGATCCCCTCCGTCTCACGTACGCCCGATCCAGCATGAAACCGCTTCAGGCCATTCCGATCATCGAGACGGGAGCGGCGGATCGCTTCGGGCTGGAGCCGGCAGATTTGTCCCTGTGCTGCGCCTCTCACAGCGGAGAGCCCCGCCATCGCTTGCGGGCGCTGGGAATTCTCGAGCGGGCGGGACAGCCGGAAGCCGTCCTGCAATGCGGGACCCATGTGCCGCGCGACGAGGAGAGCTACAAGCAGCTGATCCGCGATGGCAAGCCGCTTACTCCCGTCTTCAGCAACTGTTCGGGAAAGCATTCCGGCATGATTGCCACGGCGACCCACATGGGGGAGGACGTTTCCACGTACCATCTGCCCGACCATCCGGTGCAGCAGCGGATTCTCGAAGTGGTGGAGGACATCGCGGGCTACCCCAAAGAGAAGATTTACATGGGGACGGACGGCTGCGGAGTGCCGGTGCACAGACTTCCCCTTGCCAACTACGCTTGGGCCTTTGCCAAGCTGGCGAAGCCTCAGGCCGTGGACAATCCCGTCCGGCGCAAAGCGATCGAGCGCATCACGGATGCCATGACCGCCCATCCCGAAATGGTCGGCGGCAACCACCGTTACTGCACCGACCTGATGACGGCTTTCGGTGGGAGAGTCATCGGCAAGGCGGGGGCGGAATCCGTCTACTGTCTGGGAGATCGGCAAACAGGGCTGGGCATCGCCGTGAAAATCGAGGATGGCGGTGCCCGGGCGATCAACGCCGTGGTGAACGAAGCGCTCCGTCAGCTCGGCATCGGTCTCGACGGTCCATTGGAAAAGCTGGGCAGCTACACCAATCCGCCGATCACAAACATGAGCGGAATCACAGTCGGCCGCATCGAAACCGTATTCGCCCTGGAACCGATTCAGCGCTCTTTGCACGAATAA
- a CDS encoding peptide ABC transporter substrate-binding protein → MKQQKRWKVLSTAALLAVLAVTGCSQSAAPQQGGNAGAPAGQTGQDAGGQADQSARLHLNLKTEPPSLDPPKGFDSTSNEVLNATMEGLARLDKDHKPQPAMAEKWTVSEDGKTYTFTLRDSKWSNGDPVTAGDFEFAFKRILDPKNAFPSAFLAYYIDGAEEFNKGKGTADGVKVKALDDKTLEVHLKAPAAYFQHIITQPTFFPVNKKVVESNPKWAENASTLVTNGPFKMEDWVHDQSVKVVKNDGYWDKDSVKIAGIDWVMVNDENTQYQMYKTGQLDMVQTVPIDMKQQLIESGEAKVEPEASIYYYRMNTKMPPFTNANIRKAFALAIDRKTLIDNVVQGKQPPALAHVPLGFPEPDGGDFREKGGDFFKDNDVEQAKALLNKGMEEEGWTSLPPVTMTFNTSDTHKAIAQVLQEMYKKNLGVDVKLENKEWNVFLADQRARKLQFSRSTIPADYGDPVNYLELFVTDHPGNRINYSNKDYDAIVEKIRGTADETERFKLMHEAEKIFMDDMPLVPIYFGTKVYMDQSNIKGIVRHPVGTLDFKWVEIGKK, encoded by the coding sequence ATGAAACAGCAAAAAAGATGGAAGGTGCTCAGCACAGCCGCTCTTTTGGCCGTGCTCGCCGTGACGGGCTGCAGCCAATCGGCGGCGCCGCAGCAAGGTGGGAATGCAGGAGCGCCTGCCGGTCAAACAGGGCAAGACGCGGGTGGACAAGCAGACCAGTCGGCCCGGCTTCATCTCAATCTGAAGACGGAGCCGCCTTCCCTCGATCCGCCCAAAGGCTTTGACAGCACGTCCAACGAAGTGCTGAACGCTACGATGGAAGGACTGGCCCGTCTGGACAAGGACCATAAGCCACAGCCGGCGATGGCGGAAAAATGGACGGTCAGCGAAGACGGCAAGACGTACACCTTTACGCTGCGGGACAGCAAGTGGTCCAACGGCGATCCGGTAACAGCCGGAGATTTCGAGTTTGCCTTCAAGCGGATTCTCGATCCGAAAAACGCGTTTCCGTCCGCCTTCCTCGCCTATTACATCGACGGGGCCGAGGAGTTCAACAAAGGCAAGGGAACGGCTGACGGCGTGAAAGTAAAAGCGCTGGACGATAAAACGCTCGAGGTGCACCTCAAAGCGCCGGCTGCGTACTTCCAGCACATCATCACACAGCCGACCTTCTTCCCGGTCAACAAGAAGGTCGTGGAAAGCAACCCGAAATGGGCGGAGAACGCGTCTACACTCGTCACGAACGGGCCGTTCAAAATGGAGGATTGGGTGCATGACCAGTCCGTCAAAGTGGTCAAAAACGACGGGTACTGGGACAAGGATTCGGTCAAAATCGCGGGGATCGACTGGGTGATGGTCAACGACGAGAATACCCAGTACCAGATGTACAAGACCGGTCAGCTGGACATGGTGCAGACGGTGCCGATCGACATGAAGCAGCAGCTGATCGAGTCCGGCGAAGCCAAAGTGGAGCCGGAAGCGTCCATCTACTACTACCGCATGAACACCAAGATGCCGCCGTTCACCAACGCCAATATCCGCAAGGCGTTCGCGCTGGCTATCGACCGCAAGACGCTGATCGACAACGTGGTCCAAGGCAAACAGCCGCCTGCGCTGGCGCACGTGCCGCTCGGCTTCCCGGAACCGGACGGAGGCGATTTCCGCGAAAAAGGCGGGGATTTCTTCAAAGACAACGATGTCGAGCAAGCAAAGGCGCTCTTGAACAAAGGGATGGAAGAAGAAGGCTGGACGTCGCTGCCGCCCGTTACCATGACGTTCAACACGAGCGACACGCACAAAGCCATTGCGCAAGTGCTTCAGGAAATGTACAAGAAAAACCTCGGCGTCGATGTGAAGCTGGAGAACAAGGAATGGAACGTGTTTTTGGCCGACCAGCGCGCCCGCAAGCTGCAGTTCTCCCGTTCCACCATTCCGGCCGACTATGGCGATCCGGTCAACTATCTGGAGCTGTTCGTGACCGACCATCCTGGGAACCGCATCAATTACAGCAACAAAGATTACGACGCGATCGTGGAGAAGATCCGGGGTACGGCCGACGAAACGGAACGGTTCAAGCTGATGCATGAAGCGGAAAAAATCTTTATGGATGACATGCCGCTCGTACCGATATACTTTGGAACCAAAGTATACATGGATCAGTCCAATATAAAAGGAATCGTCCGCCATCCGGTGGGAACGCTCGATTTCAAATGGGTGGAAATCGGGAAGAAGTAG